A segment of the Paracoccus suum genome:
AGAGCGGGTCGCGATCTTTGCCGATTACGATGTCGACGGCGGCGCCTCTGCGGCGCTTTTGCTGGACTGGCTGCGCCTTCAGGGCCGCAGCGCGAAGCTGTATGTCCCCGACCGCATCGACGAAGGGTATGGCCCGAATGCGCCGTCGATGGCAGCGCTATCGGCCGATCACGACCTGATCATCTGTGTCGATTGCGGGACCATGTCGCACGAGGCCCTGGCCGCGGCGAGCGTTGATGTGCTGGTCCTAGACCACCACATCGGCGCCGAGACGCTGCCCCCGGCGCTGGCCGTCGTTAACCCCAACCGCGCCGACGAAAGCGGTGATCTGGGCTACCTGTGCGCCGCCGGCGTGGTGTTCCTGACCTTGGTCGAGGCGAACAGGCAGGCGCGTGAGGCTGGCATTTCCGGCATGCCCGATCTTGTCCCAATGCTCGATCTGGTGGCGCTGGCGACGGTTGCCGACGTCGCGCCGCTGGTCGGCGTGAACCGTGCCTTTGTCCGGCAGGGCCTCGCCATCATGGCCCGGCGCGGGCGCGCAGGACTGGCGGCGCTGGCCGATGTCGCGCGCCTTGATTCGGCGCCCGGCGCGTTTCACCTGGGTTACCTGATCGGGCCGCGCATCAATGCTGGTGGCCGAGTCGGCCGGGCCGATCTGGGCGCGCGCTGCCTCGCCGCGACCTCGGCTGACGAGGCGGCGCGCCTTGCCGCGCAACTCGACGGCTACAACGGCGAGCGGCGCGCGATCGAGGCGGCGGTGCGCGAGGCCGCCATGGCCCAGGCGGAAGCCCGCGCCAGCCTGACGCCGGGCCTCGCTTGGGCGGCGGGCGACGGCTGGCATCCCGGGGTTGTCGGAATCGTCGCCGCCCGCCTGAAGGAGGCGACGAACCGCCCTTCGGTTGTCATCGGCGTCGAGCGAGGTATCGGCAAGGGCAGCGCGCGCTCGGTGCCCGGTGTCGATTTGGGCCGCGCGATCCATCGCCTCGCGGCCGAGGGTTGGCTGCTGAAGGGCGGGGGGCACGCCATGGCGGCGGGGCTGACCGTCGCCGAGGACCGGATCGAAGGCGCCATGGCGCGGCTGGACGCCCTGATCGCCGCCGACCTGGCGGCGGCGCCCGGCCGCAGCGATCTGCGAATCTCGGGCCTGCTCGCGACCGAGGCGGCCAGCCTCGACATGTTCGAGATGCTGGATCGCGCCGGCCCCTACGGACAGGCGGCCCCGGCGCCGCGCTTTGCCTTTGCCGACAATCTGATCGACGCCATCACCACCGTCGGCGACGGCCAGCACCTGCGCCTGAA
Coding sequences within it:
- the recJ gene encoding single-stranded-DNA-specific exonuclease RecJ, with the translated sequence MPAFLNVETSLSGRRWVGPDDALERRAAGLAQSAELPLPVARILAERGVESDAATKFLDPKLRDLLPDPRGLRDMHKAAARLLHAARAGERVAIFADYDVDGGASAALLLDWLRLQGRSAKLYVPDRIDEGYGPNAPSMAALSADHDLIICVDCGTMSHEALAAASVDVLVLDHHIGAETLPPALAVVNPNRADESGDLGYLCAAGVVFLTLVEANRQAREAGISGMPDLVPMLDLVALATVADVAPLVGVNRAFVRQGLAIMARRGRAGLAALADVARLDSAPGAFHLGYLIGPRINAGGRVGRADLGARCLAATSADEAARLAAQLDGYNGERRAIEAAVREAAMAQAEARASLTPGLAWAAGDGWHPGVVGIVAARLKEATNRPSVVIGVERGIGKGSARSVPGVDLGRAIHRLAAEGWLLKGGGHAMAAGLTVAEDRIEGAMARLDALIAADLAAAPGRSDLRISGLLATEAASLDMFEMLDRAGPYGQAAPAPRFAFADNLIDAITTVGDGQHLRLNIRAAGAPPLEAMAWGAMSGALGPALLAARGRRFHLAGKLELSSWNGRQRLRLRLDDAAPAI